One Oceanispirochaeta sp. M1 genomic window carries:
- a CDS encoding AraC family transcriptional regulator, with protein MMHPNDIYNPYPEGIFFSLHFTGREECSPGHSYRGIRNHFLIHYVEKGNGVVGNSSNSTTALEAGNCFLFPPHSKIYYRASKEKPWTYRWLAFSAGPRQRILSLPVSSHPVIFRSSPSDETLSLMIKIMNHFKNGDRESSGRCEEKFLQILSTLINKASTPGSLFQTSQSSEDTQKKKPDYVEAAREYIHQNYQHNITAGIIAEYIGLDRSYFSRLFSRKAGISLRDYLIEYRMKQACRLLKETDFTVQAIAASVGYTNYAVFSRRFKSLKGLSAGEWRRIMP; from the coding sequence ATGATGCACCCAAATGATATTTATAATCCCTACCCTGAAGGAATTTTCTTTTCCCTCCATTTTACAGGAAGAGAAGAGTGTTCACCGGGACATAGCTACAGAGGGATACGTAATCACTTTCTTATCCACTATGTAGAGAAAGGAAATGGTGTCGTCGGAAACTCTTCAAACAGTACAACAGCTCTTGAGGCAGGCAACTGTTTCCTTTTCCCACCCCATTCAAAGATTTATTATAGGGCATCAAAAGAGAAGCCATGGACCTACCGGTGGCTTGCATTCTCTGCTGGTCCCAGACAACGGATTCTCTCTTTACCGGTAAGTTCTCATCCTGTGATATTCAGATCATCACCTTCAGATGAAACCCTTTCTCTAATGATAAAGATAATGAATCACTTTAAAAATGGAGACCGGGAATCCTCCGGAAGATGTGAAGAGAAGTTCTTACAGATACTTTCAACATTGATAAATAAAGCGAGCACTCCGGGCTCACTCTTCCAGACATCACAATCTTCTGAGGACACTCAAAAAAAGAAACCCGATTATGTTGAAGCTGCCAGAGAATACATACATCAGAATTATCAGCATAATATTACTGCCGGAATCATAGCTGAATACATCGGTCTGGATCGAAGCTATTTTTCCAGACTATTCTCCCGGAAGGCAGGAATCAGCCTCCGGGATTACCTGATAGAATATCGGATGAAACAGGCTTGCCGACTCCTGAAAGAAACTGATTTTACAGTTCAGGCCATTGCAGCCTCAGTCGGCTATACTAACTATGCCGTATTTTCCCGCAGATTCAAGAGCCTGAAGGGATTAAGTGCCGGAGAATGGCGACGCATTATGCCCTGA
- a CDS encoding glycoside hydrolase family 27 protein, whose amino-acid sequence MKNKKPIMGWSSWNHFRTDISEEMVKGQADAMLATGLMDAGYSFVNIDDGYFGGRKEDGMLFEDLDKFPSGMKSLADYIHSKGLKAGIYSEAGCNTCASYTKLDNFDPKGKGVGLYGFDKKDIKLFFKDWGYDFLKVDWCGGLRQGLNAQKRYSEISAHVREIAPDAVFNVCRWKFPGEWVADIADSWRISGDIEPKFGPAIIPGTIMNIVEKNRKLAPYAGPGHYNDMDMLQVGRGMSEDEDKAHFSMWCMMSSPLLAGNDLRDMSPQTISILTNPDLIAINQDALGQQAVRVKKRFGIQIWYKALEGGRTAIAVLNTTGRIRKLEIDLSIWFNTETVRECWSGETYDVNQQGELKLNPHGIAVFLN is encoded by the coding sequence ATGAAAAATAAAAAACCAATTATGGGCTGGAGCAGCTGGAATCATTTCAGAACTGATATTTCTGAAGAGATGGTAAAAGGGCAGGCTGATGCTATGCTTGCTACAGGTCTTATGGATGCCGGATATTCATTTGTCAATATTGATGATGGTTACTTCGGAGGCCGAAAAGAAGATGGAATGCTTTTTGAAGATCTGGATAAATTTCCTTCAGGAATGAAATCTCTTGCCGACTATATTCATTCAAAAGGCCTTAAAGCCGGAATCTACAGTGAAGCCGGATGTAATACCTGTGCTTCCTATACAAAATTGGATAATTTTGATCCCAAGGGGAAGGGTGTCGGACTTTATGGCTTTGATAAGAAGGATATTAAGCTCTTTTTCAAGGACTGGGGTTATGATTTTCTCAAGGTTGACTGGTGCGGAGGATTGAGGCAGGGGCTGAATGCTCAAAAGCGGTATAGTGAAATATCAGCTCATGTCAGAGAAATAGCACCTGATGCCGTATTTAATGTCTGCCGATGGAAATTCCCCGGTGAATGGGTTGCAGATATAGCTGACAGCTGGCGGATCTCCGGAGATATTGAGCCGAAATTCGGCCCGGCCATTATACCTGGTACAATAATGAATATTGTTGAAAAGAATAGAAAACTTGCACCTTATGCCGGTCCCGGTCATTACAATGATATGGATATGCTTCAGGTGGGACGGGGAATGAGTGAAGATGAGGATAAGGCGCACTTTTCAATGTGGTGTATGATGTCCAGTCCTCTCCTTGCAGGAAATGACCTGAGAGATATGAGCCCACAGACTATTTCTATTCTGACCAACCCGGATCTTATTGCCATCAACCAGGATGCTCTGGGACAGCAGGCTGTAAGGGTTAAAAAACGCTTTGGAATCCAGATCTGGTATAAAGCTCTTGAAGGTGGAAGGACTGCTATTGCAGTACTGAATACTACGGGACGAATCCGCAAGCTGGAGATTGATCTCTCTATATGGTTTAACACAGAAACTGTGAGAGAGTGCTGGAGTGGGGAGACCTATGATGTGAACCAGCAGGGAGAGTTGAAACTCAACCCCCACGGTATTGCCGTTTTCCTTAATTAA
- a CDS encoding tetratricopeptide repeat protein: MFDDRRKFFIIGGAILLILLLGGLAFFILKSPGGESTTVVVEDSGSSSKRENIMTLAKEYMEQHQYQRALDLLDSLLIEDASDDEARDLRDSILQDKKDYEEELRQQDLQKLEDQNQQLRDSLDQLGNSLQNQDGGGSDRTAEILAREQELRLQREQEEARRAEELRKQQDLERKVESLVQQGEAALDDGDFDHAIDMARQALLLDPSSARASGLKRKAEQAKKDAESAAERQAREEKEQAIQTLYEDGSDALKRGSWAEAEAKGLEIIKMDSQDARGYTLAGQAEYRANPDSAAARSKAKDHLKKAIQRDPSHWENLVTLGDIAAKDGDLQEGIDYYKKAISLNGRDADLYYEMGKMQYRSRQYSEALTSFKKCEAIDPSIEGNYFAMGLTNLKLGRDADALSAMKLSIKYRPDHAASYWEAGKLSLSQGITSGAISYFKKATELKSGESKYFRSLAAAYYVNSDYDSAISTYEKAAALEPSDGDIYQNIALIHMVKGDHSSALTSAAKAIRIDPSNSRYIYTMGEISEALGMNDQAILSYKQAIAADSSYVKPRINLGVLYDQMEDYSTALTYLKEAERLDPGSSLVYNNMGNVFTHMEDHDAAVDAYQKALKLTPQDAEIQFNLAKAYLNDKQNEKALVTLKQVIKLDSKNWDAWDKLAHVQFTLGMKDEAAETVEDLLKRNPSYEGKDALQEMGQ; encoded by the coding sequence ATGTTTGATGACAGACGAAAGTTTTTCATAATCGGAGGAGCGATCCTCCTTATATTGCTGCTGGGCGGACTTGCCTTTTTTATTCTGAAATCACCAGGTGGAGAATCAACAACTGTTGTCGTAGAGGACAGCGGATCATCCTCAAAGCGTGAAAATATCATGACCCTTGCCAAGGAATATATGGAGCAGCACCAGTATCAGAGAGCATTGGATCTCCTGGACAGTCTGCTTATTGAAGATGCCTCGGATGATGAAGCCAGAGATCTCCGGGATTCAATTCTTCAGGATAAGAAAGATTACGAAGAAGAACTTCGTCAGCAGGATCTTCAGAAACTGGAAGACCAGAATCAGCAGCTCCGGGACAGTCTGGATCAGCTGGGGAATTCCCTGCAGAATCAGGACGGAGGCGGTTCGGACAGAACTGCCGAAATCCTTGCACGTGAACAGGAGTTGAGACTCCAGAGAGAGCAGGAAGAGGCCCGTCGTGCTGAAGAGCTGCGGAAACAGCAGGATCTTGAACGTAAGGTCGAGTCCCTGGTACAGCAGGGGGAGGCCGCACTTGATGATGGGGATTTCGACCATGCCATAGATATGGCCCGTCAGGCACTTCTCCTGGACCCCAGTTCAGCAAGAGCCTCAGGCCTGAAACGTAAGGCGGAACAGGCTAAAAAAGATGCCGAATCCGCTGCTGAAAGACAGGCTCGTGAAGAGAAGGAACAGGCTATCCAGACTCTCTATGAGGATGGAAGCGATGCTTTGAAACGCGGTTCCTGGGCTGAAGCGGAAGCCAAAGGGCTGGAAATAATTAAGATGGACAGCCAGGATGCAAGAGGATATACCCTTGCCGGTCAGGCAGAGTACAGAGCTAATCCCGATTCTGCCGCTGCCAGAAGCAAGGCGAAAGATCATCTGAAAAAAGCCATCCAGCGGGATCCTTCCCACTGGGAAAACCTGGTGACCCTGGGGGATATCGCCGCTAAAGACGGGGACCTGCAGGAAGGTATCGACTATTATAAAAAAGCAATAAGCCTGAATGGACGGGATGCTGATCTTTACTATGAAATGGGTAAGATGCAGTATCGTTCCAGACAATATTCAGAGGCTCTTACCTCTTTTAAGAAATGCGAAGCAATCGATCCTTCCATTGAAGGTAACTATTTTGCCATGGGACTGACTAATCTCAAACTGGGACGGGATGCTGATGCCCTCTCTGCCATGAAGCTGAGTATTAAATATCGTCCCGATCATGCAGCATCCTACTGGGAGGCTGGAAAACTGTCTCTTTCTCAGGGGATTACATCAGGTGCAATCAGTTATTTTAAAAAGGCAACTGAACTTAAATCCGGTGAAAGTAAGTATTTCAGAAGTCTTGCCGCCGCCTACTATGTAAACAGCGATTATGATTCAGCCATTTCCACATACGAAAAGGCTGCTGCACTGGAACCATCAGATGGAGATATATATCAGAATATTGCCCTTATCCATATGGTGAAGGGAGATCACTCCTCGGCTCTGACCTCTGCAGCCAAGGCTATCAGGATAGATCCTTCAAACAGCCGTTATATCTACACCATGGGTGAGATTTCTGAAGCCCTGGGAATGAACGATCAGGCCATCCTTTCTTACAAGCAGGCCATAGCAGCTGATTCCTCATATGTAAAACCCAGAATAAATTTGGGAGTTCTCTATGATCAGATGGAGGATTATTCTACTGCTCTGACATACCTCAAGGAAGCAGAGCGCCTGGACCCCGGATCCTCCCTTGTCTATAACAATATGGGAAATGTCTTTACTCATATGGAAGATCATGATGCCGCGGTAGATGCCTATCAGAAGGCTCTGAAACTGACTCCCCAGGATGCGGAGATACAGTTTAACCTGGCTAAGGCTTATCTGAATGATAAACAGAATGAAAAGGCCCTGGTCACCCTGAAACAGGTGATTAAGCTGGACTCGAAAAACTGGGATGCCTGGGACAAACTGGCCCATGTGCAGTTTACACTGGGGATGAAGGATGAGGCAGCTGAGACGGTTGAGGATCTGCTGAAGAGGAATCCCTCCTATGAAGGTAAGGATGCCCTGCAGGAGATGGGCCAGTAA
- a CDS encoding extracellular solute-binding protein: MKNLSKRSIFALLVFLLAGNFLFATGSQEEVSPEPAVVVEEVPMTHDELVAAAKAEGKVVVYSVSSRIAKAAEAFTEKYGIEVEASNMKDFELVEKISKEGSTGAAGADFVLCQDGGRIMGELMNLEYLYNYVPPTMADTIPVEFQSPLAFAFINKVFIFNDEMSSDYPFTNIWALTTEEWRGHFQFKNPFQEGVNANFLTMVTKPEVADQIAAAYESYFGKKIELTSPNAGYEWIKMILENDLILTTSDTKTAESIGIKGQNKKNNAGLFVYSKFRYKESKNLALEPIMEVEPFSGFYYPIYALMSNNAASPAAAKLFIEFLLTPEGFAPWSSNLGTYSSNPNIPLQPKDHPMTTWVDILVEEDPTYCFENRADVEEFLNEYIY; this comes from the coding sequence ATGAAGAATCTTTCAAAAAGATCAATTTTTGCTCTTCTGGTTTTTCTGCTTGCAGGTAATTTCCTGTTTGCCACAGGTAGCCAGGAAGAAGTAAGCCCCGAACCCGCAGTTGTAGTGGAAGAAGTTCCCATGACCCATGATGAGCTTGTAGCCGCAGCAAAAGCTGAAGGCAAGGTCGTTGTCTACTCTGTATCAAGCCGTATTGCCAAGGCCGCTGAAGCTTTCACAGAAAAATACGGTATCGAAGTTGAAGCTTCCAATATGAAAGACTTTGAACTGGTTGAAAAAATATCCAAAGAGGGAAGTACAGGAGCTGCAGGTGCGGACTTTGTACTCTGCCAGGATGGCGGACGAATCATGGGCGAGCTTATGAACCTCGAGTATCTGTACAACTATGTACCCCCCACAATGGCCGATACCATTCCTGTAGAATTCCAGAGCCCTCTGGCTTTTGCTTTTATCAATAAGGTATTTATCTTTAATGACGAAATGTCTTCCGACTATCCCTTCACAAATATCTGGGCCCTTACCACCGAAGAGTGGAGAGGTCATTTTCAATTCAAAAACCCCTTCCAGGAAGGTGTTAATGCCAACTTCCTGACCATGGTTACAAAACCAGAAGTTGCGGATCAGATTGCTGCAGCCTATGAATCCTATTTCGGAAAGAAGATTGAACTGACTTCCCCCAACGCCGGTTACGAGTGGATCAAGATGATTCTTGAGAATGATCTTATTCTCACAACTTCCGACACAAAAACAGCCGAGAGCATCGGTATCAAGGGACAGAATAAGAAAAACAATGCAGGTCTCTTTGTATACTCCAAGTTCCGCTACAAAGAATCAAAGAATCTTGCACTTGAGCCAATCATGGAGGTTGAGCCTTTCTCAGGTTTCTACTATCCCATCTATGCTCTTATGAGCAACAATGCTGCAAGTCCTGCGGCTGCCAAACTCTTTATCGAGTTTCTGTTGACTCCAGAAGGATTTGCTCCCTGGAGCAGCAATCTGGGAACTTACTCCTCCAACCCCAATATTCCCCTTCAGCCCAAGGACCATCCTATGACAACATGGGTAGACATCCTTGTTGAAGAAGATCCTACCTACTGTTTTGAGAACAGAGCGGATGTTGAAGAATTTCTGAACGAGTATATTTACTGA
- a CDS encoding iron ABC transporter permease — MNYLNKARSFLKKPHNVILVSLAFILTYLTVIPMITIILDTFTVHQSELMRVKGAKVGDFTLYHWTKVLFSSASKKIFYEPFLNTMFVSFGTCFIAIFLGGLVAWLVTRTNIKYKGIISTLFIFPYIMPSWTLAMAWLNFFKNSRVGGSPGLFTSITGIETANWFAYGPFPIIVVLGLHYAPFAYILIGGILRNMDANLEEAALILKASRAKIMRKITIPIVLPAMLSTFLLVFSSAMSAFAVPAFLGTTVRYQVLTTQMYRTLNGLNPGYGYIMALLMIAIGILILGVNQWIIGTRRSFTTITGKSSNISLINLRGFRSTISVIVLGMILLVCIVPLISFAVESFIMEPGNYSFSNFTTLFWVGAGDPSIANSEPGILRNPSIYKGLWNSIRLSLLVSLISGSVGILAGYAIVKKKNTKLSLAVNNLAFFPYLMPSMAFGAIYLSMFAVKRGFIPPMYGSFALLVLVGSVKYLPFASRASVGAMHQLSNEIEEAGIIQGIPWRKRMMKIIIPIQKSSFLSGYLLPFISCMRELSLFILLVTPATKILTTMLFQYNEKGWSQYANAINLLIVLFVVLSNVIVNRITGASIDKGIGGQ; from the coding sequence GTGAATTATTTAAATAAGGCCAGATCCTTTCTGAAGAAACCTCATAATGTCATTCTGGTTTCACTGGCTTTTATACTGACATATCTGACGGTTATCCCGATGATCACCATCATTCTGGATACTTTTACGGTTCATCAGTCTGAACTGATGCGGGTCAAAGGGGCCAAGGTCGGTGATTTTACACTCTATCACTGGACCAAGGTACTTTTCTCTTCTGCCAGCAAGAAGATTTTCTATGAACCCTTTCTTAACACCATGTTTGTCTCCTTTGGTACATGCTTTATAGCTATCTTTCTGGGAGGTCTGGTCGCATGGCTTGTGACCAGGACAAACATAAAATACAAGGGGATTATTTCCACTCTGTTTATCTTTCCCTACATAATGCCTTCCTGGACTCTTGCCATGGCATGGCTCAACTTTTTTAAGAACTCCAGGGTCGGTGGATCTCCGGGGCTTTTTACTTCTATTACGGGGATTGAAACTGCCAACTGGTTTGCCTACGGGCCTTTTCCGATCATAGTGGTACTGGGGCTCCATTATGCTCCCTTTGCCTATATTCTGATTGGTGGAATCCTTCGGAATATGGATGCCAACCTTGAGGAAGCAGCCCTTATTCTAAAGGCAAGCAGAGCCAAGATCATGAGGAAAATCACAATCCCCATTGTACTGCCGGCCATGCTTTCCACTTTTTTACTTGTATTTTCAAGTGCAATGAGTGCCTTTGCTGTACCTGCTTTTCTGGGTACAACAGTCCGTTATCAGGTTCTTACCACTCAGATGTACAGAACATTGAACGGCCTTAATCCCGGGTACGGATATATTATGGCCCTGCTTATGATAGCCATCGGTATTCTTATTCTTGGTGTGAACCAGTGGATTATCGGTACCAGGAGATCATTTACAACCATTACAGGTAAGAGTTCTAATATCTCCCTTATTAACCTGAGGGGATTCAGATCCACGATCTCTGTGATTGTTCTGGGGATGATTCTTCTTGTCTGTATTGTTCCTCTTATCTCTTTTGCAGTTGAATCCTTCATCATGGAGCCGGGTAACTACTCATTCAGTAATTTTACTACACTGTTCTGGGTCGGTGCGGGTGATCCATCCATTGCTAACAGTGAGCCGGGAATTCTCAGAAATCCCTCTATTTACAAAGGGTTGTGGAACAGCATCAGGCTTTCTCTACTTGTGTCTCTGATTTCAGGTTCCGTGGGTATCCTTGCGGGATATGCTATTGTTAAAAAGAAAAATACAAAACTTTCATTAGCAGTTAATAATCTTGCATTTTTCCCTTACCTGATGCCCAGTATGGCATTTGGAGCCATCTACCTCTCTATGTTTGCCGTTAAAAGAGGTTTTATTCCTCCCATGTACGGAAGCTTTGCCCTTCTTGTGCTGGTGGGTTCTGTTAAGTATCTTCCCTTTGCCTCCAGAGCCAGTGTGGGAGCCATGCATCAGCTGAGTAATGAAATTGAGGAAGCCGGGATTATTCAGGGAATCCCCTGGAGAAAACGGATGATGAAGATTATCATTCCGATTCAGAAGTCCAGTTTTCTATCGGGCTATCTTCTTCCCTTTATCTCCTGTATGAGAGAATTGTCACTCTTTATTCTGCTGGTCACACCGGCTACCAAAATACTGACCACAATGCTCTTTCAATACAACGAGAAAGGCTGGAGCCAGTATGCCAATGCCATCAATCTGCTCATTGTTCTCTTTGTCGTTTTAAGTAACGTCATTGTGAACCGCATCACAGGTGCATCAATCGATAAAGGAATAGGGGGGCAGTAG
- a CDS encoding tetratricopeptide repeat protein, with protein sequence MVNKAFPILLFLFVSSFLQAADFYQAGLKDYREGRKEQAVLNLKKALDEDPANDGACLYLGVLYQNMGNIIKAEDYYTQGRFMNGLNYKDLTFNLANLYLNQKRYEESEPLYAKLILSPGVHRTNSLLNLANMSVQTAKYERAVDLYLEYLLEDPDTPQRANIEQMISLLQQTVDSEEQRRLAEEERIRTAEEAAEQQELAEQERLAEEARQRMLAEQKRLEEEARQKALLDSILNSLESSGQQTKNFTADSEKVEENFEESDLDD encoded by the coding sequence ATGGTTAACAAAGCATTTCCTATACTTTTATTTCTTTTTGTTTCTTCATTTCTTCAGGCTGCTGACTTTTATCAGGCAGGTTTGAAGGATTACAGGGAAGGCCGAAAGGAACAGGCTGTTCTCAATCTGAAAAAAGCACTGGATGAAGATCCCGCCAATGACGGTGCCTGCCTGTATCTGGGAGTCTTATATCAAAATATGGGCAATATCATAAAGGCTGAAGATTACTATACCCAGGGCCGTTTTATGAATGGTCTCAACTATAAGGATCTGACTTTCAATCTGGCTAATCTATATTTAAATCAGAAAAGATATGAGGAGTCGGAGCCTTTATATGCCAAACTTATTCTCAGTCCGGGTGTTCATAGAACCAATTCACTCCTGAATCTGGCAAATATGTCGGTTCAGACTGCAAAATATGAGAGAGCCGTGGATCTTTACCTCGAATATCTGCTGGAAGATCCTGATACTCCCCAGCGAGCCAATATAGAACAGATGATTTCTCTGCTTCAGCAGACAGTAGATTCTGAAGAACAGCGGCGTCTGGCCGAAGAAGAGCGAATCAGGACAGCCGAAGAAGCGGCAGAACAGCAGGAGCTTGCAGAGCAGGAACGTCTTGCAGAAGAAGCCAGACAGAGAATGCTTGCTGAGCAGAAGAGACTGGAAGAGGAAGCCCGTCAGAAGGCACTGCTGGACAGCATATTAAATAGTCTTGAATCCTCGGGACAACAGACGAAGAACTTCACTGCAGACAGTGAAAAAGTAGAAGAGAATTTTGAAGAATCGGATCTTGATGATTGA